In a single window of the Leclercia sp. AS011 genome:
- the tnaC gene encoding tryptophanase leader peptide: MMIILNTYLTSKWFNIDNKIVNHHP; the protein is encoded by the coding sequence ATGATGATTATCTTAAATACATATCTCACTTCTAAGTGGTTCAATATTGACAATAAAATTGTCAATCACCATCCGTAA
- a CDS encoding MFS transporter, translating to MARFLFCSFALVLLYPSGIDMYLVGLPHIARDLGASEAQLHIAFSAYLAGMASSMVFAGKIADKAGRQPVAITGAVIFALASVLCSLAQESSLFLTGRFIQGVGAGGCYVVAFAILRDTLSAQRRAKVLSMMNGITCIIPVLAPVVGYLIMLQFPWQSLFWTMAAMGMLVFILSIAVLKETHPGAQNRHSAASIPPDEKLLNRFFISRLLVTTLSVAVILTYVNVSPVLLMEVMGFDRGEYSMVMASTALVSMAVSFSTPFALNLFRQRTLMLTSQALFLAAGVILATASSHALMLTGITLICAGFSVGFGVAMSQALGPFALRAGVASSVLGIAQVCGSSLWIWLAAIMGLNALNMLIGVLIGCSMLCILLLLLIRPAAHHEEAPQQSRS from the coding sequence ATGGCTCGTTTTCTGTTTTGTAGTTTTGCGCTGGTGCTGCTTTATCCATCGGGCATTGATATGTATCTGGTGGGATTGCCGCACATCGCCCGCGATCTGGGCGCCAGCGAAGCGCAGCTGCATATCGCGTTTTCGGCCTACCTCGCGGGGATGGCGTCATCGATGGTATTTGCCGGCAAGATTGCTGACAAAGCCGGACGGCAGCCGGTCGCCATTACCGGGGCGGTGATTTTTGCGCTGGCCTCCGTGCTGTGTTCACTGGCACAAGAGAGTTCGTTGTTCCTTACCGGACGCTTTATCCAGGGCGTCGGCGCTGGTGGCTGTTACGTGGTGGCTTTTGCCATCCTGCGCGATACCTTAAGCGCCCAGCGTCGCGCCAAAGTGCTCTCCATGATGAACGGCATCACCTGCATTATCCCGGTGCTGGCACCGGTAGTGGGCTACCTGATTATGCTGCAGTTCCCGTGGCAGAGCCTGTTCTGGACGATGGCGGCGATGGGGATGCTGGTCTTTATCCTGTCGATCGCGGTGCTGAAAGAGACCCATCCCGGGGCGCAAAACCGGCATTCTGCTGCGTCGATCCCACCGGACGAGAAGCTGCTCAACCGCTTCTTCATCAGCCGGCTGCTGGTCACCACCCTGAGCGTGGCGGTGATCCTCACCTATGTAAACGTTTCCCCGGTATTGCTGATGGAAGTCATGGGCTTCGATCGCGGAGAATATTCCATGGTGATGGCGTCTACCGCGCTGGTCAGCATGGCCGTGTCGTTCTCGACGCCCTTTGCACTGAACCTCTTCCGCCAGCGCACCCTGATGCTGACCTCCCAGGCGCTGTTTCTGGCGGCAGGCGTGATCCTGGCGACCGCCAGTTCCCATGCCCTGATGCTGACAGGCATTACGTTGATTTGCGCCGGGTTCTCGGTGGGCTTTGGCGTGGCGATGAGCCAGGCCCTGGGCCCGTTCGCGCTGCGTGCCGGGGTAGCCAGCTCGGTACTGGGCATAGCCCAGGTCTGCGGCTCTTCCCTGTGGATTTGGCTGGCAGCCATCATGGGGCTCAATGCGCTGAATATGCTGATCGGGGTGCTGATTGGCTGTAGCATGCTCTGCATTCTCCTCCTTTTGCTTATCCGGCCCGCGGCGCATCATGAAGAAGCCCCTCAGCAGTCTCGATCTTAA
- the tnaB gene encoding low affinity tryptophan permease TnaB has translation MDNALELETKHSSVWGVMVIAGTVIGGGMFALPVDLAGAWFFWGAFILIIAWFSMLHSGLLLLEANLNYPVGSSFNTITKDLIGSKWNIVSGFTVAFVLYILTYAYISANGAIISETIAMNQGTHVNPRIVGVCTALFVAAVLWFSSLAASRITSLFLGIKIIAFIVVFGSFFFQVDYSILRDLKVTSASNTTYFPYIFMALPVCLASFGFHGNIPSLIICYGKRKDKLIKSIVYGSLLALFIYLFWLYCTMGNITRDSFSEIISSGGNVDSLVKSFLGTRQHGVIEFCLLVFSNLAVASSFFGVTLGLFDYLADLFKLDNSPSGRLKTIMLTFLPPTLLYLIFPNGFIYGIGGAGLCATIWAVIVPAILALKARQKFPNKSFTVWGGRIVPSLVILFGVVVIICWFGNTFHLLPRFG, from the coding sequence ATGGATAACGCATTAGAATTAGAGACTAAACACTCGTCGGTATGGGGTGTTATGGTTATAGCGGGTACAGTTATTGGCGGGGGGATGTTTGCTTTACCCGTGGATCTGGCAGGAGCATGGTTTTTTTGGGGTGCGTTTATTTTAATTATCGCCTGGTTTTCAATGCTTCACTCCGGGCTGTTATTGTTAGAAGCGAATTTAAATTACCCGGTCGGGTCAAGTTTTAATACCATTACCAAAGATCTGATCGGCAGTAAGTGGAATATCGTCAGCGGTTTCACGGTTGCCTTTGTGCTTTATATTCTGACCTATGCCTATATCTCCGCAAACGGCGCCATCATCAGTGAAACCATCGCCATGAATCAGGGGACGCATGTTAATCCCCGGATAGTGGGGGTCTGTACGGCACTCTTCGTTGCGGCCGTATTGTGGTTTAGCTCGCTGGCGGCCAGCCGCATTACCTCGCTGTTTTTAGGCATCAAGATCATCGCCTTTATCGTGGTCTTTGGCTCCTTCTTCTTCCAGGTCGATTACTCAATCTTAAGAGACCTCAAGGTTACATCGGCCAGCAATACCACCTACTTCCCCTACATCTTTATGGCCCTGCCCGTCTGTCTGGCGTCGTTTGGGTTCCATGGCAACATTCCCAGCCTGATCATCTGCTACGGAAAGCGCAAAGATAAACTGATCAAAAGCATTGTCTATGGCTCGCTGCTGGCCCTGTTTATCTACCTGTTCTGGCTCTACTGCACGATGGGGAACATCACCCGCGACAGCTTCAGTGAAATCATTTCGTCCGGGGGCAATGTCGATTCGCTGGTGAAATCTTTCCTGGGCACCCGCCAGCATGGGGTGATCGAATTTTGCTTACTGGTTTTCTCCAATTTAGCGGTGGCCAGCTCGTTCTTCGGCGTCACCTTAGGCCTGTTCGACTATCTTGCCGACCTCTTTAAACTCGACAACTCACCGTCCGGTCGCCTGAAAACCATTATGCTCACCTTCCTGCCGCCGACTCTGCTCTACCTGATCTTCCCGAACGGCTTTATCTACGGCATTGGCGGGGCGGGATTGTGCGCCACCATTTGGGCGGTAATTGTCCCGGCGATCCTCGCGCTGAAAGCGAGACAGAAATTCCCGAATAAGAGCTTCACCGTCTGGGGCGGCAGGATTGTTCCCTCGCTGGTGATCCTGTTTGGGGTTGTGGTGATCATTTGCTGGTTCGGGAATACCTTCCATCTCTTACCGCGCTTTGGCTAA
- the tnaA gene encoding tryptophanase, translating into MENFKHLPEPFRIRVIEPVKRTTREHRDNAIIKSGMNPFLLDSEDVFIDLLTDSGTGAVTQNMQAAMLRGDEAYSGSRSYYALSDAVKSIFGYQYTIPTHQGRGAEQIYIPVLIKKREQEKGLDRSKMVAFSNYFFDTTQGHSQINGCTVRNVYIKEAFDTGIRYDFKGNFDLQGLENGIEEVGPENVPYIVATITSNSAGGQPVSLANLKAMYAIARKYDIPVVMDSARFAENAYFIQKREAEYKDWTIAEITRETYKYADMLAMSAKKDAMVPMGGLLCIKNDDYFDVYTECRTLCVVQEGFPTYGGLEGGAMERLAVGLHDGMGQDWLAYRINQVQYLVDGLEAIGVVCQQAGGHAAFVDAGKLLPHIPAEQFPAQALACELYKVAGIRAVEIGSFLLGRDPKTGKQLPCPAELLRLTIPRATYTQSHMDFIVEAFKHVKENAMNIKGLTFTYEPKVLRHFTAKLKEV; encoded by the coding sequence ATGGAAAACTTCAAACATTTACCAGAGCCATTTCGCATCAGAGTTATTGAGCCGGTTAAGCGCACCACAAGGGAGCATCGCGATAACGCGATTATTAAATCGGGAATGAACCCGTTCCTGCTGGATAGTGAAGACGTATTTATTGATTTACTGACCGACAGCGGCACCGGCGCGGTGACGCAAAATATGCAGGCCGCCATGCTGCGCGGTGACGAAGCCTATAGCGGAAGCCGCAGTTACTATGCCCTGTCCGACGCCGTGAAAAGCATTTTCGGGTACCAGTACACTATTCCGACCCACCAGGGGCGCGGCGCAGAGCAGATCTATATTCCGGTGCTCATTAAAAAGCGCGAGCAGGAGAAAGGCTTAGACCGCTCGAAAATGGTCGCCTTCTCTAACTACTTTTTTGATACCACCCAGGGGCATAGCCAGATAAATGGCTGCACCGTGCGCAACGTCTATATCAAGGAGGCCTTTGATACCGGCATCCGTTACGATTTTAAAGGCAACTTTGATCTGCAGGGTCTGGAAAACGGTATCGAAGAAGTGGGTCCGGAAAACGTCCCTTATATCGTCGCGACCATTACCAGCAACTCCGCCGGTGGGCAGCCGGTGTCGCTGGCGAACCTGAAGGCGATGTACGCGATTGCCAGAAAATATGACATCCCGGTGGTGATGGACTCCGCGCGCTTCGCCGAGAATGCGTACTTTATTCAAAAACGTGAAGCGGAATATAAAGACTGGACGATCGCGGAAATTACCCGCGAAACGTACAAGTACGCGGATATGCTGGCCATGTCGGCTAAGAAAGATGCCATGGTGCCGATGGGCGGCCTGCTGTGTATCAAGAATGACGACTATTTCGACGTCTATACCGAGTGCAGAACCTTGTGCGTCGTCCAGGAGGGCTTCCCGACCTACGGCGGCCTGGAAGGGGGCGCCATGGAGCGTCTGGCTGTCGGCCTGCACGACGGCATGGGCCAGGACTGGCTGGCATACCGTATTAATCAGGTGCAGTACCTGGTGGACGGTCTCGAAGCCATCGGCGTGGTTTGCCAGCAGGCGGGCGGCCATGCTGCCTTTGTGGATGCGGGCAAACTCTTACCGCATATTCCTGCCGAACAGTTCCCGGCGCAGGCGCTGGCCTGTGAGCTCTATAAAGTGGCCGGTATTCGGGCAGTGGAGATTGGTTCGTTCTTACTGGGGCGCGATCCGAAAACCGGTAAGCAGTTACCCTGCCCGGCGGAGCTGCTGCGTTTAACCATTCCGCGCGCCACCTATACGCAATCGCATATGGATTTCATCGTCGAAGCCTTTAAACACGTTAAAGAAAATGCGATGAACATTAAAGGATTAACCTTCACCTACGAACCTAAAGTATTACGTCACTTCACCGCCAAACTGAAAGAAGTTTAA